A genomic stretch from Patagioenas fasciata isolate bPatFas1 chromosome 8, bPatFas1.hap1, whole genome shotgun sequence includes:
- the PCGF5 gene encoding polycomb group RING finger protein 5 isoform X1 produces the protein MATQRKHLVKDFNPHITCYICKGYLIKPTTVTECLHTFCKTCIVQHFEDSNDCPRCGNQVHETNPLEMLRLDNTLEEIIFKLVPGLREQELQREIEFWKKNKPQENGQDESPKADKPKVDEECDENEDDKDYHRSDPQIAICLDCLRNNGQSGDNVVKGLMKKFIRCSTRVTVGTIKKFLSLKLKLPSSYELDVLCNGEIMGKDHTMEFIYMTRWRLRGENFRCQNCSSSQVCSQDGTFYQSYPMVLQYRPRIDFG, from the exons ATGGCTACTCAGAGGAAGCACTTGGTGAAAGATTTCAATCCTCATATTACCTGCTATATCTGTAAAGGCTACCTGATCAAGCCAACTACAGTAACTGAATGCCTCCATACCT TTTGTAAGACTTGTATTGTTCAACACTTTGAAGACAGCAATGACTGTCCCAGGTGTGGCAACCAAGTGCATGAGACCAATCCACTAGAAATGTTAAG gCTTGATAACACCTTAGAGGAAATTATATTTAAGCTGGTTCCTGGACTTCGAGAAC AGGAACTGCAGCGAGAGATTgaattttggaagaaaaacaaacctcaaGAAAATGGACAAg ATGAAAGCCCAAAAGCTGATAAACCCAAAGTAGATGAGGAGTGTGATGAAAATGAAGACGACAAAGACTATCACAGGAGTGACCCACAGATTGCTATCTGCCTCGACTGTTTACGCAACAATGGGCAGTCAGGAGATAATGTAGTCAAA GGTTTAATGAAGAAATTTATCCGCTGTTCTACTCGAGTGACCGTGGGAACTATCAAAAAGTTTCTCAGCTTAAAATTAAAACTTCCAAGTTCTTATGAG CTGGATGTGCTATGCAATGGAGAAATCATGGGGAAGGATCATACTATGGAATTCATCTATATGACAAGATGGAGACTAAGAGGCGAAAAC TTTCGGTGTCAGAACTGCTCATCTTCGCAAGTCTGCTCACAGGATGGCACTTTTTATCAG
- the PCGF5 gene encoding polycomb group RING finger protein 5 isoform X2, protein MATQRKHLVKDFNPHITCYICKGYLIKPTTVTECLHTFCKTCIVQHFEDSNDCPRCGNQVHETNPLEMLRLDNTLEEIIFKLVPGLREQELQREIEFWKKNKPQENGQDESPKADKPKVDEECDENEDDKDYHRSDPQIAICLDCLRNNGQSGDNVVKGLMKKFIRCSTRVTVGTIKKFLSLKLKLPSSYELDVLCNGEIMGKDHTMEFIYMTRWRLRGENSYPMVLQYRPRIDFG, encoded by the exons ATGGCTACTCAGAGGAAGCACTTGGTGAAAGATTTCAATCCTCATATTACCTGCTATATCTGTAAAGGCTACCTGATCAAGCCAACTACAGTAACTGAATGCCTCCATACCT TTTGTAAGACTTGTATTGTTCAACACTTTGAAGACAGCAATGACTGTCCCAGGTGTGGCAACCAAGTGCATGAGACCAATCCACTAGAAATGTTAAG gCTTGATAACACCTTAGAGGAAATTATATTTAAGCTGGTTCCTGGACTTCGAGAAC AGGAACTGCAGCGAGAGATTgaattttggaagaaaaacaaacctcaaGAAAATGGACAAg ATGAAAGCCCAAAAGCTGATAAACCCAAAGTAGATGAGGAGTGTGATGAAAATGAAGACGACAAAGACTATCACAGGAGTGACCCACAGATTGCTATCTGCCTCGACTGTTTACGCAACAATGGGCAGTCAGGAGATAATGTAGTCAAA GGTTTAATGAAGAAATTTATCCGCTGTTCTACTCGAGTGACCGTGGGAACTATCAAAAAGTTTCTCAGCTTAAAATTAAAACTTCCAAGTTCTTATGAG CTGGATGTGCTATGCAATGGAGAAATCATGGGGAAGGATCATACTATGGAATTCATCTATATGACAAGATGGAGACTAAGAGGCGAAAAC